From one Acidimicrobiales bacterium genomic stretch:
- a CDS encoding serine/threonine-protein kinase: MSGSGSEASGRVVAGRYRLESVLGRGGMGVVWRASDTLIERTVALKELRPPAGEESSSFVERALREARNAGRLNHPAIVAVHDVIAPTGDDPVVYIVMEYVDAPSLAEVIDRDGPPLPPARAAAMGLGILDALTVAHTMGIVHRDIKPHNVLVPGDDKVKLTDFGIALAAEDSRLTRSGVMGTHAYLAPECFDDGQVGPATDLWALGATLFHSVAGQAPFERPTTTATLRAILFEDPPAPPCGPPLADVITGLLTRTVERRLTGGAARELLEQAVMTAPTVEAPPPANPGQAPWAAQATTHHQRPTPPPPHTTHPGGPPPAFVTAQHPSSAQLPPPRPPATGPAHGPSPARPPGQPGILGGRTLGVLLVVVSALVVVYFTTLADDGEGGSGSGSGSGSGQANGLPTGTDPDLPGGGGTVEGALAQEFLDAVNSGDEDTAIGTLCAERGHPEDITDAITRDASLEIDPTTVETESGTSFLASLVGTVDGVPIEDAYLSVLPRIEDETDWCVYRFDLGEDPEPSGQ; encoded by the coding sequence CCCGGCCGGCGAGGAGTCCTCGTCGTTCGTGGAGCGGGCGCTGCGCGAGGCCCGCAACGCCGGGCGCCTGAACCACCCCGCCATCGTCGCCGTCCACGACGTCATCGCCCCGACCGGCGACGACCCCGTCGTCTACATCGTCATGGAGTACGTCGATGCCCCCTCGCTCGCCGAGGTCATCGACCGCGACGGGCCGCCGCTGCCACCGGCCCGGGCCGCGGCGATGGGCCTGGGCATCCTCGACGCCCTCACCGTCGCCCACACCATGGGCATCGTCCACCGCGACATCAAGCCCCACAACGTCCTGGTGCCCGGCGACGACAAGGTCAAGCTCACCGACTTCGGCATCGCCCTGGCCGCCGAGGACAGCCGGCTGACCCGCAGCGGGGTCATGGGCACCCACGCCTACCTGGCCCCCGAGTGCTTCGACGACGGCCAGGTCGGCCCCGCCACCGACCTGTGGGCCCTCGGCGCCACCCTCTTCCACTCCGTGGCCGGCCAGGCGCCCTTCGAGCGGCCCACGACCACGGCGACGCTGCGGGCGATCCTGTTCGAAGACCCGCCGGCCCCGCCCTGCGGGCCCCCGCTCGCCGACGTGATCACCGGGCTGCTCACCCGCACGGTCGAGCGACGCCTCACCGGTGGCGCGGCCCGCGAGCTGCTGGAACAGGCGGTGATGACCGCGCCGACGGTCGAGGCGCCGCCCCCCGCCAACCCCGGCCAGGCTCCCTGGGCGGCCCAGGCCACCACCCACCACCAGCGACCCACCCCGCCGCCACCCCACACGACGCACCCCGGTGGGCCGCCACCGGCTTTCGTCACCGCGCAGCACCCCTCGTCGGCGCAGCTCCCGCCGCCCCGACCGCCGGCGACGGGCCCGGCCCACGGACCGTCACCGGCGCGCCCCCCGGGCCAGCCCGGCATCCTCGGGGGCCGCACCCTCGGCGTCCTGCTCGTGGTGGTGTCGGCCCTGGTCGTCGTGTACTTCACCACGCTCGCCGACGACGGCGAGGGCGGCAGCGGCAGCGGCAGCGGGAGCGGGAGCGGCCAGGCGAACGGCCTCCCCACGGGGACGGACCCGGACCTCCCGGGCGGCGGCGGAACGGTAGAAGGCGCCCTCGCGCAGGAGTTCCTCGACGCCGTCAACAGCGGGGACGAGGACACGGCGATCGGGACGCTCTGCGCGGAAAGGGGTCATCCGGAGGACATCACCGACGCCATCACTCGCGATGCGAGCCTCGAGATCGACCCGACGACCGTCGAAACTGAGAGCGGCACCTCGTTCTTGGCCTCCCTCGTCGGCACCGTCGACGGCGTACCCATCGAAGACGCCTACCTCAGCGTGCTCCCCCGCATCGAGGACGAGACAGATTGGTGCGTCTACCGCTTCGACCTCGGCGAGGACCCGGAACCGTCGGGGCAGTGA